A window of Amphiprion ocellaris isolate individual 3 ecotype Okinawa chromosome 12, ASM2253959v1, whole genome shotgun sequence contains these coding sequences:
- the scara3 gene encoding scavenger receptor class A member 3 — translation MKDNYGGYENQLFKEEDFTGEEEEVPSFRGRTRGGCVRCQQSHSLQLAVKVLYGFVAFLIITVAVLASLVFRKVDNLSGEESIYQKRITKAQQGIDDLRSTPNCSGCLDVTLYSKEISKLKKEFEDIQRMILGQEQVLDQASQTQATLKSTSNRLTRDSQNHLMSIKLLNQSLQRYLDRVEGWKDVIEETEEKMKTLTEDQYDIKATAHQVNTTVVLSTMWIDALQRKADEETLVLQKLTSDWQNYSRVLGAIKSNTSSTTQTMRFLQNNIVADHQRIAMSTEVYYDLTQQVMNLQMQLDNVTSFMDEHEENMHDLHYHSRYYENRTGERFSALDGRLNSIMMEIDTISSSINATVSHVQSMYKYINIESSSCQSRLGRHTEDLQNLNSTVVSLLRLADTMRQQNMLLNGRLDVDVRDLSMVMEEMKLVDVLHTQLIKNFTIVKGAPGPPGPKGNRGETGPKGPVGLTGSKGDRGPIGSRGSVGEKGSLGSKGAPGEPGSSGNRGAAGIKGAKGSIGPPGAKGDRGQKGDTGPSGSDGSPGPTGPQGILGQTGLPGIIGPPGPKGKPGPVGPPGPPGLPGPPALFSHDFHHQQQTVTPAAGSKRH, via the exons ACAACTATGGTGGATACGAGAACCAGCTTTTCAAAG AGGAGGATTTCactggagaagaggaggaagtccCTTCGTTTAGAG GTCGAACTAGAGGTGGCTGTGTGAGGTGCCAGCAGAGCCACTCTCTTCAGCTGGCCGTCAAAGTTCTCTATGGATTTGTTGCTTTCCTCATCATTACTGTTGCAGTGTTGGCGTCACTTG TGTTCAGGAAGGTGGACAACCTGTCTGGTGAGGAATCCATCTACCAAAAGAGGATCACCAAGGCCCAGCAGGGAATAGATG ATCTGAGGTCCACGCCAAACTGCTCAGGCTGCCTTGATGTTACTCTGTACAGCAAGGAGATCAGCAAACTGAAGAAAGAGTTTGAAGACATCCAGAGAATGATACTGGGACAGGAGCAG GTCCTGGACCAGGCCTCACAGACCCAGGCCACCCTGAAGTCCACCAGCAATCGGCTGACGCGTGACAGTCAAAACCACCTCATGTCGATCAAACTTCTCAACCAGTCACTGCAAAGATACCTGGATCGTGTGGAGGGCTGGAAGGACGTGATTGAGGAAACTGAAGAGAAGATGAAAACGCTGACGGAAGATCAGTATGATATAAAAGCAACAGCACACCAAGTTAACACAACAGTGGTGCTCAG TACCATGTGGATAGATGCCTTGCAGAGGAAAGCAGATGAGGAGACTCTTGTTCTCCAGAAGTTGACCAGTGATTGGCAGAACTACAGTCGAGTTCTTGGTGCCATTAAGTCCAACACGAGCAGCACCACGCAAACCATGCGCTTCCTCCAGAACAATATCGTAGCGGATCACCAGAGAATTGCCATGTCCACTGAGGTGTACTATGACCTCACTCAGCAG GTGATGAACCTGCAAATGCAACTTGACAATGTGACATCTTTCATGGATGAACATGAGGAAAATATGCATGACCTTCACTACCATTCCAG GTACTACGAGAACCGGACAGGTGAGCGTTTCTCTGCCTTGGATGGTCGTCTGAACTCCATCATGATGGAGATTGACACAATCTCCTCCAGCATTAATGCCACTGTCAGTCACGTCCAGAGTATGTACAAATACATCAACATCGAGAGCTCATCCTGCCAGAGTCGCCTGGGAAGACACACAGAAGATCTACAG AACCTGAACAGCACAGTTGTGTCACTTCTCCGCTTAGCCGACACAATGAGGCAGCAGAACATGTTGCTGAATGGCAGACTGGATGTGGATGTCAGGGATTTGTCTATGGTGATGGAGGAGATGAAGCTTGTAGATGTTTTACATACGCAGCTCATAAAGAACTTCACTATAGTAAAAG GTGCTCCTGGACCACCTGGACCCAAAGGGAACCGTGGTGAGACTGGCCCAAAAGGACCTGTGGGACTGACTGGCAGTAAGGGGGACCGAGGCCCCATAGGAAGCCGTGGATCTGTTGGAGAGAAGGGTTCTCTGGGTTCCAAAGGAGCACCAGGTGAACCCGGCTCCAGTGGCAATAGAGGGGCAGCAGGTATCAAAGGAGCCAAAGGGTCCATTGGTCCACCAGGTGCCAAAGGTGACAGGGGCCAGAAAGGTGACACTGGTCCTTCTGGTAGCGATGGCAGTCCAGGACCCACAGGGCCTCAAGGTATACTGGGCCAGACAGGCCTACCAGGCATCATTGGGCCACCAGGGCCTAAGGGAAAACCTGGGCCAGTAGGGCCACCTGGACCACCAGGACTCCCTGGCCCTCCAGCCTTGTTTAGCCATGActtccaccaccagcagcaaaCTGTGACACCTGCTGCTGGCTCCAAGAGACACTAG